In the Flavobacterium sp. 90 genome, CATTTTCAAGATCACTATCTGCAAATTGTCGCAGTAAAAGTCTTTCGGTTTTTATAGTTGGAAATTCTTTCTTCATGATTTCTTGTTCATTTCATATTATCAGTTTTCATCGTCAAGAACTGACCGTTAAAACCTAAATCCATTACAATAGCTGCTGCATGCAAGTTTATTTTGTGTTTTTATCGTATTCTTCTTTAGCCATTTTATCATATTCATCTTGAGTAAAACCATATTTACAGTCTGAATATTTTGGATCGAGAGCCCAAAACATTAAATCATTTATTTCAGCCGAGCCGTTTAGACAAGCTCCATTTGTAGTACTAATAGCCTCAAAATCATTCTTATGTTTGAAATATATCTCTTTAATTTTTGGATAATTTTTCTCTTTTAATCCAATAAAAGCATAATATCGAATGTATGGATTTTCACTATCAGTCAAATAAACCAAATCTTCAACAGTTGCTACTTTAATTAAGTTTTTATACGAATCATTATCTTCAACCCAAACAGTATTTATACATTTTTCATGACTCAAAAGATTTACAGCATCTTCCACTTTTGAATCAAGTTTATGTTTACACGAAATTATGATGTTAAAAGTTAAAAGCATTAAAAAAATATTTCTCATAATTCTAAGTTTATCAAGCAATTTAACTTCACAACCTGCTATTTTCATAGTTTAATATGTTTTAAAATTATCGTCAACATCTTGGGACTACAACAGATCTAAGACTAAATTAAGTCCAAAACGCCAATCTTGTTAAACAACTATTATTGGCTGGCATTTATTACTTTAAAGGTTCACATCTTTCGAATAATAATGTGTCCATTTTTCTTTCGTCAAACGACATTATCATTTTTTTCTTGCTTAGAAAATAAATTGGTGAATTTGAACCTACAATACACAATCTTCCAAGACTTATTCCTTTTGAGGTCGGTTTCCACTGATAATCTACTAACGAATCTAGATTATTATCTTTAAAAATTTCGGCATTCCCATCAAGATTTAAGTGAAGCGTTAGATCATTTGTATAACCTGCATTTATTAATCGAATTGGTTTATTTGTTGCCTTTTTCAATTTCCACCATCCATTGGCATTTTTGAAATCGAAATTTTTTGTGATCAGATTTTTATCTTCTAAATTTTCATTAACCTTCTCTTTACAAGAATAGAAGAACACAAATATTAGAATTATAAATATTTTTTGAATGGAATGTATTTTCATCATTTTGGCTGTGTTTGTCTATAACGTTCTGCCACTACAGTAAGTTTGAAACTAAATTAATTCCTATTTTCGGATTTGCCAAATCATGTCAAATACAAAACCAACTTTCTATTAATCTTATTGTCTAAATCTGCTGTCATTAGGAACTATTTTTTTATTCAATTCCCATTTTGTTTTGTATACAGTCAATATACAAACAATTATTTAAGAATATTTTATTTCCCAACATTCCTGTCATACCCGAAAATTTCATCATTGAATATTGAACTTGCGAAAATCCTTCAACATAAGTAATATTATTTAAAGATATTTCCTCAGTGTCAAATTTTATTTTTTGGCTACAGCTTGCAGTAAAAGTAGTCAAAACATTATCCCAGGATTTTGACTTTTCAATGTTAATTTTTGAATTTGGCAGTTTCAAGCTTTCCCATACTTCTTTGTTGGCTAATAATTCATAAGCACTTGTCCCTGAATCAAATAAAAAACTTTCCTCCTGCCCTTTTAAAAAACCTTTAAAGATTATTTTTCTTTTTTTGAATTTAAAATCAAATAATTTGTTTTGTAATTGAGAGGGCACTTTAGATAAATTTAAAGCAATATTATTTTCTTTAAAATTGATGATTGTTCTTCTGTTTTCTAAAATATCTCCTCCAATAGTCCCAATTATTTTTATTGAATCATTATTATTATCATTTCCGTGATTGTAAATTTTGAATTTATCGGAAGTAATTTTTGTCTTCCCAATGTAAAAAGAAGCTTCTGCAAGCTCTTTATCTACGGAAATTTGGCTAATTTTTTTAATTGAATTTGAGTAAAATACGGTATAAGGCGAACCAGTGTCAAATTGCAAATAGTAAGTCATGGTGTCATTCGAAAAATGTATAGGAAGCAACAAAGCATTTTTTTCAGAACCCAGCCACTTAAATGGTACAAAACCACTTTCATTATCTACTGTCAAATAATTATTTTCCGGAGTAAATTTTTGGTCAAAATAAACATAACCACCAAATACAGCTAAAACCAAAACTACCAAAAAAGCCAACACAATTTTCTTTAAAACTTTCATTAGATTATTTTTTCTGCAAATTTCTGTTTTAGAAAACAATTTCTTTGCAAAAGCAATACGCCAATTTTACGTCAATTAACCGACAGCAGTTATAAATAATTGATTTTTAAATTTTTATGCAAATCGTTTGTATTATTTAAACTTATACCGTTTACAATAACTACTGATAATTTAAGACACATAATTAATAATAATGGAACTATAAAAAGCGGAAAATGTAGTGATAACCCTTTTTGAATGAATGGGCTTATGATTTGAGAAGCAGCAAGTACAACTGCAATTAGAATTTGAACACTTACAATACTTTTTCCAAGTTCTTTGTTTTTTGGATCGTTTGTTTTACTGGTCAGGATTAATGGGAATATAACTCCTCCAAAAGGTATTATAAGTCCTAATAAACTAGAAAAATTAATCAATTTTGCTCTGTCAAGTTTTGTAATTTCTTTGAAAGCTATTAGTTTTTCAGGCTCAGTTTCAAAGACATTTGCAAGTGCTTTCAATGTAAATCCTTTTGGGATATTTCCAGCTTCAATCCTTTGAATTGTTCTTAGCGAAAGTCCACTTTTTTCGGCAAGTTCGGTCTGGGTTAAATTTTTTCCCTCTCTTAAATGTTGAACTATTGATTTCATTTTGGTTTTGTTTGCGGTTCTGATAAACTTTCTGCTAACTTATATTAAGACAAAATCATACAAAGCCACCCAATTTTGGGCTGTTAAGAATGAAAAACGTCCTACTTTATTCAAACCAAATATATTGATAATTACTTATAATTTATGGAATACTTTTACTAGTTTAAAAAGTGTAAAATTATACCATATTTCTACTGCAACGACACGCTTTCTAAGTCGTTCTCACAACTGAAATTTTTCGAAAAATGTACAATTTATAGCATCTAAAAAAAAATGTGCAAAGCCAGCGACATTCGCACAGCTTTGCATAAGAACTGTTCATGCATCAAAAGACAAGAAGAAATATTCTCCTTTGTCACTTTTTTATTTAAGACAATTAACAGGATATTTTTTTATCTTTGAAAGTCAAAATTTTTAAGCCAAATGGCTTTATCTTTGAGCCTACAGAAAATTGATATTCATTATGGAACAGAAAATACATCAGGGAAGAAACATAAAACGTTTCAGAGAAATGCTTAATATAAAGCAAGAGGCATTGGCTTATGATCTGGGAGAAGACTGGAATCAGAAGAAAATTTCTTTGCTGGAGCAAAAAGATGTAATTGAAGAAAGTCTTCTTAAACAAATCTCAGCAATATTGAGAATTCCTGTTGAAGCTTTTCAAAGTTTTGAGGAGGAACATGCTGTAAATATTATTTCGAATACATTTAATATTGAAAAAGATGGTTATATAGGAAACGCTAAGCCTACATTCAACATAAATCCAATGGAGGAACTAAAAAAACTTCATGAAGAGAAGATTGCCTTGTACGAAAGAATGTTAAAAGAAAAAGATGAAATGATGGCAAGGCTTGAAAAACTAATCACCAAATAATCATTTATAAAATATATTAATTCTGCAAAGAGACTATTTAGTCTCTTTTTTTTGCTTAGAACATTCATCACATTAGCCAAATCATCTCAAATCCAAAACCTTTTTTGCATTAAGCCAATTGCCCAAATCTTTTGTAATAGCCGTTATAGCCAGTCTTTTTTATTTTTTAATAAGTTGCATTTCTTCTATTGAATATGGCGTACAAGCTCCTTTAATAATCCTTTGTCCATTTATAGAGTATTTATTCAGAGTATCTTTAATTTCTTTTTCACTAAAATCTTTCCCAATTCGAAAACTTAAGTCCCACGAATCTTCCTGATATATTTGATTAGAATCAACTATTGATTTAAAATTTATGTAGTCAATTGAGTCGTTTTTATAAACTATCTTTTCAACTTTTATTGTGTCTGTAAATTTTTCATATTCACAACCTCCAGATCCGGGAGATATCCTATTTGTTTTCCAATAGATTAATGTTGACGAAATAATAGCGAGTAATATCAGAATGATAATTATTATTTTTTTTGAAGTCATGTATGAAAATTGCCTATAAATTATTTATATAACTGATAATACCACGCAAAGCCACCTAAATTTGAGTAGACATATGATAAATATTACAAACCGTTGTCTTTCAAATATATAATTTTTTCATTATAAATCATCATAAAGACTTTTTTTACCAGATGTCTTTGATACAAAAATCACATAATACCCCACAACAAACTGGTTCGATAATTGAATGCTTTCCAATAGCTTCAGAGAAATCTGAAGCTTTTTTTGGCTTAAGCTAAAATGTAAAAGCTCGAATACTTTTTTAAGATTTATAAGAAACCATAAAAAAAACTGCGCAAAGTCAGTCCCGAAGGCTTTCGGGATTACGCAGTTTTTTTTGATCACATTTCGAAGAGCGAAATTACCAAATTGTTATTCTGTCTTTCTTCGGTAAAAACATTTTATCTCCAGGTTTTACATTAAATGCTTCATAAAAAGGCGTAGTATTCATTAAAGGTCCATTAACACGCCAGTTTGGTGGAGAATGCGGATTATTGTTAATCCACAAACGCAGGAATTCGTCTTTCATTTTTACTCGCCATATTTTGGCTAAAGAAATAAAGAAACGTTGATCCGGAGTATAACCGTCGATTTTTGTGTTTCCTTTTCCTTGTTCCGTCATTTTAAAAGCATCATAAGCAACGGCTAATCCAGCAATATCTGCCGTATTTTCGCCAACCGTCATTGCGCCATTAATATGTAGATCACCTAAAACGGTATATGTACTATACAAATTGATAACTTGTTGTATTCTTGACTTAAACTGTGCATAATCTTCTTTTGTCCACCAGTTTTTTAAGTTTCCATCTTTGTCATATTGAGCACCTTGATCATCAAAAGTATGGGTTATTTCGTGCCCTATAACCATTCCGATACCGCCGTAGTTAAGTGCATCATCTGCATTATTATCAAAATATGGAGGTTGTAAAATACCTGCAGGAAAAACAATTTCATTCGCAGTAGGATTATTATATGCCGTAACGGTTGGAACTGTAGTAAACCATTCTGATTTATCGACTGGTTTGCCCAATTTTGCCAATTGAAATTGATATGCATCTTTTGAAGCCGAAACCATATTTTCAAAATAAGTATTTCTAGCTACCTGCACATTGCTATAGTCTCTCCATTTATCCGGATATCCTATTTTCTTAGTCATGGCTGCCAATTTTTCTTTCGCTTTTTGTTTTGTAATAGGACTCATCCATTCTAATTTGTCAATTCTTTTGGCATAGGCTTTTTGCAGATTATTCACAAGAACTAACATGCGTTTTTTAGCATCTTCTGAAAAGTATTTTTTCACATACAATTCGCCCAACGCATCACCTAAATAAGTATCAAGGACATTAGCCATTTTTTCGCCACGTGTTTTTTGAACAGCCTGACCAGAAAGCACTTTGGTATACTCAAATGAGGCATCTGCAAAAGACTTACTTAAATCATCTGCATATCTTTCCAGAGAATTTGCTTTCAGATAAATTTTCCAATTATTGATAGGAATACTTTTTAAAAGTTTATTAAGGGCGTCATAATAAGCAGGTTGACCTACATTAATAGAATCGGTTTTGGCACCTAAATTATTCAAAAAAGTAGTCCAATCTATATTAGGATTTCTTTTTGCAAGAGCTGCCACAGCAATTTTATTGTAATTTGCCTGCACATCACGAAGTTCAACTTTTGTTTTATGCGAAGCGGCAAGTTGTTTATCAATATCGTAAACCAAATTAGCATTCTTTTCAGCCTCTTTGGCGTCGCTGCCTGTTTGTTGAAATAATGTCGCAAGGTATTTTTTGTACGCTTTCTGTATAGCAACAGTTGATGAATCTGATTTGAAATAATAATCTCTGTCAGGCAAACCAATACCAGTTTGATAAATTTGCGCAATATTCATACTACTGTTTTTTTCATCGGGCGAAACTCCAAAACCTATGATAGAAGAATTGCTCACCTTCTCCTCATTAGCCACAAAGTTCAATAAGGACGGTAAATCGGTAATCGATTCAATTTTTGCAAGTAATGGTTTGATAGGTGTATAACCGCGTTTATCGATAGTTACAGTATCCATACCTGATGCATAAAAATCTCCTACCTTTTGCGCTATACTTCCTGCTTCATTTTTGCTTTGCGAAATACTGTCTAATATTTCTTGCAGACGCATTCGTTGTGGGTAATTCATAAACATATAAACACCAACTCCCGCTTGAGATGCAGGTATTTGCACAGAATCGTACCATTTGCCATTTACATATTTAAAAAAATCATCACCAGGACGCAATGTGGAATCTATGCCGGTGATTGCGATATTTTTCTTTTCCTGATGTTTTGAACATGCTGTAAGAGCTAAGAATGCAATGAAGAGCATTAATGAATTTTTCATAATCTAGAGATTTCTATTAAAATGAACTAAAAAACATTTGAAGGCAAATATTTTTAAATGTATTTACTTGGTATAGTTAATTTAAGCAGAACAATATACGAATTCAGTTTTTAATACTAAAGTTTTTGTTAGAATGCTTCCTGTTACTCAGATAAAGCTTCACTAAAATCTGGAGCTTTTGTTTATTATATAATTCTTTATCTCTTCAATTTATATCACGCAAAAAGATTTCTGCTGGAGCGAAGGCTAAACTAATTGTAAGCTATATTTTCTATTTCAATCTCCAAAATTCAATGTTCTTATCTTATATCATAACAATTATTTATCTTAGATTTTTAATTATCAATTACTTTTCAATGTCTTCAAAATATTTTCTTTTTTTGGGTTTAATATTATTATTTTCTTGTGACAATAATGATGATCCTGTT is a window encoding:
- a CDS encoding helix-turn-helix domain-containing protein, producing the protein MKSIVQHLREGKNLTQTELAEKSGLSLRTIQRIEAGNIPKGFTLKALANVFETEPEKLIAFKEITKLDRAKLINFSSLLGLIIPFGGVIFPLILTSKTNDPKNKELGKSIVSVQILIAVVLAASQIISPFIQKGLSLHFPLFIVPLLLIMCLKLSVVIVNGISLNNTNDLHKNLKINYL
- a CDS encoding helix-turn-helix domain-containing protein — its product is MEQKIHQGRNIKRFREMLNIKQEALAYDLGEDWNQKKISLLEQKDVIEESLLKQISAILRIPVEAFQSFEEEHAVNIISNTFNIEKDGYIGNAKPTFNINPMEELKKLHEEKIALYERMLKEKDEMMARLEKLITK
- a CDS encoding M13 family metallopeptidase: MKNSLMLFIAFLALTACSKHQEKKNIAITGIDSTLRPGDDFFKYVNGKWYDSVQIPASQAGVGVYMFMNYPQRMRLQEILDSISQSKNEAGSIAQKVGDFYASGMDTVTIDKRGYTPIKPLLAKIESITDLPSLLNFVANEEKVSNSSIIGFGVSPDEKNSSMNIAQIYQTGIGLPDRDYYFKSDSSTVAIQKAYKKYLATLFQQTGSDAKEAEKNANLVYDIDKQLAASHKTKVELRDVQANYNKIAVAALAKRNPNIDWTTFLNNLGAKTDSINVGQPAYYDALNKLLKSIPINNWKIYLKANSLERYADDLSKSFADASFEYTKVLSGQAVQKTRGEKMANVLDTYLGDALGELYVKKYFSEDAKKRMLVLVNNLQKAYAKRIDKLEWMSPITKQKAKEKLAAMTKKIGYPDKWRDYSNVQVARNTYFENMVSASKDAYQFQLAKLGKPVDKSEWFTTVPTVTAYNNPTANEIVFPAGILQPPYFDNNADDALNYGGIGMVIGHEITHTFDDQGAQYDKDGNLKNWWTKEDYAQFKSRIQQVINLYSTYTVLGDLHINGAMTVGENTADIAGLAVAYDAFKMTEQGKGNTKIDGYTPDQRFFISLAKIWRVKMKDEFLRLWINNNPHSPPNWRVNGPLMNTTPFYEAFNVKPGDKMFLPKKDRITIW